The nucleotide window TGGTAGAGTCATGACTGCTGCAGGCATGCTTGTGGGCAGTTATCTGTCAGCCTCAAGGCCCTGCCAACACACAGGGTTATAAAGGGCACACTCCCTGCCATTAGCAGTCTAGAGGGAGGATTCCAAAATGCCTCCCACCAGTGCCAGGATCAGCTTGGCAGAATGTCCAGTGTCTCATCTCCAGGGAGAGGCCCAGCTACCTTCTGCCTGTCCAGCAGGTGCTCCAAGATTAGTAAATGGATTTCCTACACCTATAGTCCATGCACTTTTTGATCTGGTGTTTCTGAGCTGGGTTCTGGGTCAAGTGAATCTGTTTACCAGTCCTTTAAGAACAGGTTTTCCTTTTCCtatgtttctgttgttttcctggaTCTGTTTCCTGCTGGTTTCCAAAGCCAGGTGTTATGACGTCTTTTTTATCCTATGTTGGATCTAAAGTTTGGGGTGCCTGATGTAGAGTTTTAATCTTTTTCTCCTCAGGGAAGAGTTCCATACCTTTGAGATCCTTACTGACCATGGAGCACCGTGCTTGTGGTGTGGCTATTTCCTTAGCAAGAACATATCTCTGCCTCTTCTAGTTGTCTCAGTGCTATTCCTTGTTGTGGAGGCTCTAGATCCCCTTCAAAAGGAATTATTCCACAAATAGTTGTAGATTTGATGTGTCTGTGGAAGGTGGTGAGCTCAGGATCTTCCTATGCCTCCATCTTGAATCCTCCTCCTCAGCACTTTTTCAAGAGagcttcattcatttgttcattctgcaggtatttattgagcatacaCTATATACCAAGTATTAGAGACACAATGATGCACAAAATAGATATTTCCCCTGCCTCTTGGGTTTTACCATATAGCAGGGAAGATAGACATGAattattatattcaaatatacaattacattagaGGAAGGGCAAGGAAGGTAAATACATGGGAGTGGGGAAGCATCTGTCTCCAAGGCCCTCAGTAGAATTTGACCTTCCTGATAAGTCAAGTCTCAGCCAGGATACATGAGGTTAGGTCCACTGGGGGACGATGTGGAGCCCTACTCCAACCCCACTTCTCATAACTCTCCTTTCTTCCTGGAGCCAGAGCTGGGAGCATTCTTGTGGAGAACTGAGGGCACAGTAAGAGTAAAGTGGAACTAAGTATATATAACCCAGCAGGGTACCTTTGGACAAACCAGCCAACTGGAGTAAAGATAGGCAGTGGCCTTGGCATCAAGTCTCCACACAACTGTCCTGGTCAAGACAGGCACGTGAGGATGGGAGGGCCAGAGACCAGCAAGGAGACATGCCCTGGGCATGCTCCCCTTCTGTTTTCAAGTGTTCTTATTCCATAACAACAGAGACACAGGGACATCCCTAAGTGCTTAGGTTTGTCATTCTTTTCAGCTCTTCTGGAAAATGGGTTGTTCCCTTTTGAAGGACATGAATACCTTCAAATGCAGAACTCTAAGAAATTAATAGGGCTGATCCAGGGTAATGTCAAGAGCCTTCACTAGGCAAGGCCACTGTTCTGAGGACCAGCTGGCCTCACCCTCAAATGCAAGACTCAGTATATATCACTGTGTAAAATCAAAGTTGGTACAATTGGTGCACACAGTTacaaggaagggagaagaaatatGGGAAGAAAATAGGGAAAGATAGAGAAACAGAAGGCAAAGGAAACTGTTAGGCTAGATTTGAAAGACAAGGAATCagaaaacttgatttttttattctAGGACAGTGCTAGGAATGGGGACAGCAGAACCAGGATCCAAAGATAGGTTCTGGTGGCACACCCACCTAGCAGGGTTCAGTTCAATGGGAGTTCAGTTCAATGGGGGTTCCCATGGTGGTCAGCGTAGCCCCTTCCAGCTCCAGTCTGGTTTCACACAGAcgtatgtgtacacacattagGTGTCCAATGGAGACTGAATGAGGGGGCAATCACAAGGTCTAAACCATAGGGAAAGTGAGTGGGACATATCCCCAAAGGTCACTGAAACACCTACCTCCAGGATGACTTTCATCCCATTCCTttaaataaaaggggaaaaattcCCTTTCTGGTATTTGGGAGAATCTCAATAAATACTGCCTAGTCAGAAGTTGTATGTTGTGGAATGAAACAGTGGCATGCCTAAGGAATGATAAGTATGTCAGATTTGGGGGAGGAGGGGGTTTGGTTTTGGGCCTCAGTATCCCCATTTGTAAGTGGGGTGGTGAACAAGGTGACTTTTTGCAGCACTTTGAGCTCTCATATTCTGCAATTTTACAAAGTGTTACTTGCAGTGAGAGAAGCTGCAATACATGACCATGTATTACCACACCTCCTCTTCATCTTGGCAGTGCTGTTGGGGATTTCCAGGTGGACGACAAAACCAAAGCTTTACTCAAATACACAGGGGAGGTCACTTGGATACCTCCAGCCATCTTTAAGAGCTCATGCAAAATCGATGTGACCTACTTTCCATTTGATTACCAAAACTGCACCATGAAGTTTGGTTCCTGGTCCTATGACAAGGCAAAAATCGACCTGGTCCTGATTGGCTCCTCCATGAACCTCAAGGACTACTGGGAGAGCGGTGAGTGGGCCATCATCAAAGCCCCAGGCTACAAACATGACATCAAATACAACTGCTGTGAGGAGATCTACCCGGACATCACATACTCACTGTACATCCGCCGCCTGCCCTTGTTCTATACAATCAACCTCATCATTCCCTGCCTGCTCATTTCCTTCCTGACTGTCCTTGTCTTCTACTTGCCCTCTAACTGTGGCGAGAAGGTGACCCTTTGCATTTCAGTCCTCCTCTCCTTGACTGTGTTTCTCTTGGTGATCACTGAGACAATCCCATCCACCTCACTGGTGATTCCCCTGATTGGTGAGTACCTCTTGTTCACCATGATTTTTGTAACCTTGTCCATTGTCATCACTGTCTTTGTACTTAATGTGCACTACAGAACCCCGACCACCCACACAATGCCTACGTGGGTGAAGACCATATTCTTGAATTTACTTCCTAGAGTCATGTTCATGACCAGGCCAGCAAACAATGAGGGCAACACTCAGAAGCCAAGATCCGTCTACAGTGCTGAGCTCTCTAATCTGAATTGCTTCAGCCGCACAGAGTCCAAAGGTTGCAAGGAAGGCTATCCCTGCCAGGATGGGATGTGTGGCTACTGTCTCCACCGCAGGACAAAAATCTCAAATTTTAGTGCCAACCTCACCAGAAGCTCTAGTTCTGAATCTGTCAATGCTGTGCTGTCCCTCTCAGCTTTGTCACCAGAAATCAAAGAAGCTCTCCACAGTGTCAAGTATATTGCAGAAAATATGAAAGCACAAAATGAAGCCAAAGAGGTAAGGATTTTTAAGAATTGgtcattctttcatttaacaaacatattGGTTCCTTGTGGGGCAAAGACATAGGGTGGGATTAAGAAATTAGACTCTGTACAGTCAGTGGCTTAGTTCAGATCAGCTCCTCCACTTACCAGTTATATGTCCTTGGACCTGTTGCTTCACTTCTCTGAAtctgtcttctcatctgtaaaaagggacAATAGAGCTTCTGAGTAAATGGTGCCCTGCCTTTAGCCACAGGGCTGCTAGCAGTTTAGGCTAATAGAACACCTGATGCCAAGACAGAGTTGATCAGGAGATAGGCTGGCAAAGGGCATAAGGCCAGATTATCTCCAATTAGTATTGATCAGCTGAgcttacattttttatattacttcctaattgtgtttttttccccagttaggtataatttatataaagtatACACCTCTTAAGTATACAGCTGGGTGAATTTCTACATTAGGTGTACACCTAGGTAACCATGATCCCAGTAAAGGCATACGTCTCTAGTGCCCAGGAAGTTCCTTCATGCCCTTTCCCAGTCagcatctccctccctcctcagtaACCACTAATCCTGACCTTTTCATTGATTGATTTTACTTATTCTTGAatatcatgtaaatggaatctcATAGTATAAACTCTCATGTCCGATTTACTCGCTTCAACAAAATGTctttgaggtttattcttttaattttttggtgtGTAATATTTCACAATGTGACTATCTGCTTTCTATTTATTCTAGAGTCTTTGGACATTTGGTTGTTTCTAGTTTGTGACTAttctgaataaagctgctataaatattcttaCATATGTCTTTTGGTGAACATGTGCACCATTTCTTTTTGATATATACCTAAGAATGGAATCACTGAATCATTGGAACTTTAGTAGATACTGTAAGGCTACCAAAGTGTTGGGACCAGTTGACACTCCACCTGGAAATGTTCGAGTTCTGGTTACTGCTCATGCTCCCAAATATGTGTGAAGTGGTATATAATTGCTACtctaattagcatttccctgtgAGTAATGATTTAGGGctctttttcatatgcttatttgctgcTTGGATATCTTCTTTTGTGATGTATCTCTGCAatctcttttgcccatttttttttaattgggtgaaTTTCTATTTCCTCAAAAAATCTTGTGCTAGAACTAGTGGTAGGTATTAAGAATAGGGAAGTTTTAACACTAGAAATTAGTGTCTGGCTGCTCCCTGACCCTCTATTTACTAAGGTTACCAGAATCATGTTCAGTAATCTTATAGGAAGCTCTGCTTCAAAATTAATTAGCTCTGGTTTGTTGCTTATTAGCAAAGAGCTAATTAACAGATAATTTCAGCTCCTGATGCCCTATAAATAATTCATGTTGATAGGGAGTGTCTGGGGCCTGTTTTATTCAGCTGTGAGTGGCATATCAAAATAGATGGAACAGGAGGGAGTCGGTAACAGCTGTCCTATCTCATCATCCCCACCCACCTGAGCAACTATTGGCATGCCTTATTTTACTAAAGCTTGAGATCTACATATCCATGCTCAAGCCTTTGTCAGACTATTAGAAATTATCTTGATTCCAAAAATTATTTACTAGGTACTTAACAAGTTGTTAAGAGTTTCACAAGGGTCTAAGACATGTTACAGagggacattttaaaaattgttactgAGAGGGAAATCACAACTGAAATGCTAGGAAGGTAAATTAGTGAAATAGCCTGAATTAGGCTATTTCATAGTGGCCAACTATGAAACATGGTTCATCTCAAGGGGCAGCCACTGCTTACCTCTAGCCATCTGTTACCACAGGGGAATGTGAGCCCAGTATTGTTAGGTCCTCCAGGTTTTCCAGAGAAAGCAGAAGTCTGGCCCACACGCCAAAAGATTACAACCTGTTTATGAAAGTGTGGCAAGCGTTAGCATAGAGATGCCTACTCAGTGCTCTGAGGAGAGAGTTGGGCTGTTCTGAAGGATTCCTGCTTTCCCTCTTACTATGTGACTGGCACAGTCACACAGTTTTCAAGAGATATTTTAACTTCCTAAATTTCTGGTCCAACTTGGCTGTTTTTAAATGTCTCTGGTGCCTAGGATCCTAGACTGAATAGAGTGAGTTTTCCTAGAGCCATCTCCTCAGGGTGTTGAGAACCTGTGAATGACTGTCCCAGGACAGGGCACACCAAGTCCTAAAGGCACAGCAATGTTGTAGTGTTCGGCCTGCACTCGCtgctctcttttttaaattgttcatGTTGGTAACACCCACTTGCTCATATTTGGTCTTATTAATAAGGAGTTTCATTGGTATTAATAAGTTCACAGTTAGGAATAGGATTGGGTTAACTACTAGGAACTAGTTAGGGAACCTGTGGTCCCATAGAAATGGGTCCCATCTTTGTTGGTGGTTTTGACACCTGATTATTCTGTGCTTGGTTCCACTGGATGAGTTGGTCTCTAGATCTTGTAAGTGTGAAAGATCACAGCCATGATGTTCTCAGCTGGTAATTCTAAGGCAGCTTATTTTCTATTTGGTTGAGATAGATATATATAGCTagatctatatgtatctgtatatatctgtatgtgtgtacatatatctcTATATATTTCATTCATTCCAGAACCTGACTTTTGATCAATGATTTATAAATTTACATTTGTTGTAATTACTGTTTCATCAGGGCTAAGTTTCTGCCATCTTATCTCATGTTTTCCATTTACTATTCTTTTTGCCTTACTTCTTAATGCGTATTTTCTGCTTGTTGAAAGTCATGTTATTTCCATGTCTATTAATCTCTTACATTCCTCGGTATCTGTACCTGCTCCTTACCCCATTGTCCTTCCCCTCTGGTCTTCCTCGCAGCCCTGGCTACACCAGTTCTTATTAGAGCTTTAGTtctgaatttttattaatatacttTATGATTTTATTACCATTCCTTTTTTGTCTTCCATCAACTTCACTAAATTATTTACTTACCCCTCACATATATTTTACGGTGTCCACATTAATTCATTTCTCTTCATATTGCTATGCCTCATCAAGAGTCCTTGTTGGCAAACCTTCTGAACTTTGTAGGCTTAAAAATGTATTGTGCCCTCAACTTTTGAGAGTTTAGCTGGATGCAAAATTCTAGGATTGATGTTCTTGccttaaatacttaaaaataatactcCATGGAGGggtttcaagatggcagcataagaggtgagacagaggactTCTCCCAAAACTGTATAtagtacgaaaatatagttaatataactaaccctaaaatagcaacaggaaagaaggctgcaacagactaattacagacctcacaaacagagcagacctcacgaaacagggtaatgtaccaaagccttgatctggtgggacctaAGCCCCTCCcgaaccccagctcactggtgggaggaagggaaacagagcagggagggggtggaagcctagaacggctgaacacccagccccggaGGGCTGCTTAGGAACACAAAGCTACACTGTGTGGTACTCTGGCAGTTGGTGagcttggggagctgggacaggcagagtgcttgagagacagaatcTGGCCATTTGTGaaggatggggatccacatctggctgctctgggacaaaggaaaggcaggcagtctgagaggcttcctagcagtgagagggctgctgaaagggCAGGGTTTGCAGGGAGCTTCTGcaagggagaagggataggtggaaaaGGTTGTtggggtgtgctctgcccagcaggttgggaattttgaggagcttcaggcgctccattcccctggatggctgctcagctctgaggtcaccgactgtgacacacagcctgctgcaccttcctgtgggctgccagcactggctcagaaacaggcagtcactgtgctggcatccgGCCATTCAGAGgtaggccccacctacaacagctagagacacaaagcacagagggttacatctgtgtgctcagcccactggctctgataccggagacaggcactgcagtcaggaatcaggaaacagctctttcctcccaccaggcaccagtgcCGCTCCCCTACAACCCCGAACCTCACCCtacaggctgagcagctccagagactagagcttctgggcactagagagggtgaaacatagaaatatgaaatgtcaaaggaacctggttcagatctcacaaaccccagaaacagggccaaatgaaactgaactcaccaatcctcctgaaagagagttcaaaataaaatcataaacatggtcatggaggtacagaaaaatattcaagaactcaggaatgaaattaagacagagattcaatcattaagaaattccatatctgaaatgaaacatacaatggagagatctaaaagcagattagatgtagtagaacagatggtaaatggaatagatattagagaagaggaatacaaagatgctgagtcacagagagaaaaaaggatgcctaaaaatgaaagaatattgagagaactgtatgaccaatccaaacagaacaatattcacattataggggtaccagaaaaagaagagacagaaaaagggatagaaactgtcattgaggaggtaattgctgaaaactttcccaatctggggaaggagatagtctctcaagccatggaggtgcacaaatctcccaaaacaaggaagacaacatcaatacatataataattaaaatggcagagatcaaggataaagacagacttttaaaagcagctagagaaataaaacttcacatacaaaggaaaacccgtcaggttgtcatcagatttctcaacagaaaccttacacgcCAGAatgaagtggcatgatatatttaatgcaatgaagcagaagggcctcaaaccaagaatactccacctggcaaggttatcatttaaatttgaaggatggattaaacaattttcaaataagcaaaagctgagagaatttacctcccaaaaaccacctctgcagtgcattttggagggactgctatagatggaagtattcctaaggctaaatagatgtcacccaagggatagataaagagtaccagatatgatacctaacatataaagaatggaggaggaagaaaaaaaaaaagaacctttaggttgtgtttgtaatagtatactaagtgagttaaattagactgttagatagtaagggaattacccttgaacctttggtaaccatgaatctaaagccagcaatggcaataagtacatacctatcgataaccaccctaaatgtaaatggtctgaatgcaccactcaaaagacataAGAgtcgctgaatggataaaaaaacaagacccaaatatatgctgcctacaagagactc belongs to Manis pentadactyla isolate mManPen7 chromosome 11, mManPen7.hap1, whole genome shotgun sequence and includes:
- the CHRNA3 gene encoding neuronal acetylcholine receptor subunit alpha-3 produces the protein MDAHPRGVRVSGSSQLPAPPLLLLLLVLPVASASEAEHRLFEQLFEDYNEIIRPVLNVSDPVIIQFEVSMSQLVKVDEVNQIMETNLWLKQIWNDYKLKWNPSDYDGAEFMRVPAQKIWKPDIVLYNNAVGDFQVDDKTKALLKYTGEVTWIPPAIFKSSCKIDVTYFPFDYQNCTMKFGSWSYDKAKIDLVLIGSSMNLKDYWESGEWAIIKAPGYKHDIKYNCCEEIYPDITYSLYIRRLPLFYTINLIIPCLLISFLTVLVFYLPSNCGEKVTLCISVLLSLTVFLLVITETIPSTSLVIPLIGEYLLFTMIFVTLSIVITVFVLNVHYRTPTTHTMPTWVKTIFLNLLPRVMFMTRPANNEGNTQKPRSVYSAELSNLNCFSRTESKGCKEGYPCQDGMCGYCLHRRTKISNFSANLTRSSSSESVNAVLSLSALSPEIKEALHSVKYIAENMKAQNEAKEIQDDWKYVAMVIDRIFLWVFILVCILGTAGLFLQPLMARDDA